The Gillisia sp. Hel_I_86 genome has a segment encoding these proteins:
- a CDS encoding ABC transporter permease produces the protein MALTLKQQLSSPGGILKFLIKYNTIFIFIVLVIFSAVISDVFLTSVNLSNLLKQVSGLGIISIGMLIVILTGGIDLSVGSMVALLAVTFALLVNMVILPVAILLTIIIGFSLGSVSGYLVAYQKMAPFVATLALMTIARGLGFIYSKGSPITFKTPGGEFMSNFANNSTLGIPNIAIVFFIIVIMTMVMLRYNVFGRLIIAIGSNEEASRLSGIKVNKYKFLVYAISGALAATAAIIVASRTNLGSPNMGMAWELDAIAAVVIGGASLNGGKGTAINTLMGVLILGLIGNILNLLNVPSYPQQVVKGVIIIFAVLLQRFESK, from the coding sequence ATGGCTTTAACCTTAAAACAACAACTTAGTAGTCCTGGTGGAATCCTTAAGTTCTTAATAAAGTATAATACTATATTTATTTTTATTGTACTGGTAATATTTTCAGCAGTAATTTCTGATGTCTTTCTAACTTCCGTAAACCTTTCAAATTTATTAAAACAAGTCTCCGGTTTGGGTATTATTAGCATTGGTATGTTAATCGTGATTCTAACCGGGGGTATAGATTTATCTGTAGGATCCATGGTTGCATTGCTCGCTGTAACCTTTGCTCTTTTGGTAAATATGGTAATCCTACCAGTTGCTATTTTACTTACTATAATAATTGGCTTTAGTTTGGGAAGCGTCTCTGGGTATCTCGTTGCCTATCAAAAAATGGCGCCTTTTGTAGCCACATTAGCTTTAATGACTATTGCACGAGGTTTAGGTTTTATTTATTCCAAGGGATCTCCTATTACCTTTAAAACTCCAGGAGGAGAATTCATGTCCAATTTTGCCAATAATTCAACTTTAGGGATTCCAAATATTGCAATTGTGTTTTTTATTATTGTAATCATGACAATGGTCATGCTACGATATAACGTCTTCGGAAGATTAATAATCGCTATTGGAAGTAATGAAGAAGCTTCACGGTTATCGGGAATAAAAGTAAACAAATACAAGTTTTTGGTCTATGCTATTTCCGGTGCTTTAGCTGCAACTGCAGCAATAATTGTAGCATCAAGAACCAACTTAGGTTCCCCAAATATGGGAATGGCTTGGGAGTTAGATGCCATTGCCGCCGTAGTGATAGGTGGGGCAAGTTTAAATGGTGGGAAAGGAACAGCAATAAATACGCTTATGGGTGTTCTTATTTTAGGATTGATAGGAAACATATTAAATCTATTGAATGTACCCTCTTATCCACAACAAGTAGTAAAAGGTGTTATCATCATATTTGCAGTTCTTCTTCAAAGGTTTGAAAGTAAATAA
- a CDS encoding mannitol dehydrogenase family protein gives MKNYKLNNKNLSNISERISIPQYDRSKLKTGIVHVGIGGFHRAHEAFYTDQLLHDPSVTDWGICGVALLDFDTKIYNILKEQDGLYTLIVKELDGSHTKRVIGSIVECLFAPEDPIKVIEKMASPEVKIITLTITEGGYNYNEATKQFDFGNPLIQHDLKNPQSPKTIFGYLTQALKLRKERGLKGCTIQSCDNIQGNGHMTKKMLLSYVQTAEPDLVQWIESNVTFPNAMVDRITPVTTPSDISNLKETSGIEDAWPVVCEPFKQWVIEDDFIEGRPAWETVGVQFVENVAPYEKMKLSLLNAGHSVLGILGALLGYSTIDEAVNNRNIRAFLNNYMDVEVTSTLGDLEGINLKDYKQTLLERFGNINIKDQIDRICSETSAKFPIFILPTIHSQLKNNGSIQLAAFVTAAWAIYSLGTNENGEALNIKDALKSQLTEKAKEAIHNPIAFLEIDTVFGAIKHNKQFSEAFVNAYKSITNNNIETNLITINNTFKKTY, from the coding sequence ATGAAAAATTATAAACTAAACAATAAAAATCTTTCGAACATTTCTGAAAGAATTTCTATACCACAATACGATAGGTCTAAACTTAAAACAGGGATTGTACATGTTGGTATTGGTGGTTTTCATAGAGCACATGAAGCCTTTTATACAGACCAGCTGTTACATGATCCATCGGTTACAGATTGGGGAATTTGTGGGGTGGCACTGTTGGATTTTGATACTAAAATATATAATATCTTAAAAGAACAAGACGGTTTATATACCTTAATTGTTAAAGAATTAGATGGTTCACACACCAAACGAGTAATTGGTTCTATAGTAGAGTGTTTGTTTGCTCCAGAAGATCCAATAAAAGTGATTGAAAAAATGGCAAGTCCAGAGGTTAAAATTATAACATTAACGATCACAGAAGGTGGCTATAACTATAATGAAGCCACAAAACAATTCGATTTTGGCAACCCATTAATTCAGCATGATTTAAAGAATCCCCAGTCCCCAAAAACCATATTTGGATATTTAACCCAAGCTTTAAAACTTAGAAAAGAAAGGGGTTTAAAAGGTTGTACCATCCAATCCTGCGACAATATTCAAGGAAATGGACATATGACTAAAAAAATGCTTCTTAGCTATGTTCAAACTGCAGAACCTGATCTTGTACAATGGATAGAATCTAACGTGACTTTTCCAAATGCCATGGTAGATAGAATTACCCCTGTAACTACTCCAAGCGATATTTCCAATTTAAAAGAAACCTCTGGAATAGAGGATGCCTGGCCAGTAGTTTGCGAGCCTTTTAAACAGTGGGTTATTGAAGATGATTTTATTGAAGGTAGACCAGCTTGGGAAACTGTAGGAGTACAATTTGTAGAGAATGTAGCCCCTTACGAAAAGATGAAACTCAGCTTGCTAAATGCCGGACATTCTGTATTGGGAATTCTTGGAGCATTATTAGGATATTCTACGATAGACGAAGCAGTAAATAATCGAAATATCAGAGCTTTTTTAAATAATTATATGGATGTGGAAGTCACTTCAACTCTAGGGGATTTAGAAGGCATCAATCTTAAGGATTATAAGCAGACGTTATTAGAGCGCTTCGGAAATATAAATATTAAAGATCAAATTGATCGTATTTGTTCGGAAACTTCAGCAAAATTTCCAATTTTTATTTTACCAACTATTCATTCCCAATTAAAAAATAATGGATCCATACAATTAGCTGCATTTGTAACAGCAGCTTGGGCCATTTATAGTTTAGGAACCAACGAAAATGGAGAAGCTTTAAACATTAAAGATGCTTTAAAATCACAGTTAACCGAAAAAGCAAAAGAAGCAATACATAATCCTATTGCCTTTTTGGAAATAGATACTGTTTTTGGAGCAATAAAACATAATAAACAATTTTCTGAAGCATTTGTAAACGCTTATAAAAGCATAACAAATAACAACATAGAAACAAATTTAATAACTATAAATAATACATTCAAAAAAACATACTGA
- a CDS encoding sugar phosphate isomerase/epimerase family protein, which translates to MKLGIHAYAWCSEWSNDTLDLIDRVKSLGLDFIELPLMTLESFDTKAVSKRLQEVGIEACTSTVLLNDTDITSDDPEIRRKGVEYLKNCVKATSEIGATNFSGVIYSKHVKSLNHRPTEKDWNYSSEALREVGEYAATLNINVGIEPVNRYETYLINTGAQALKLKEMIGLDNIKVHLDTYHMNIEEKDFYTATVNAGDDLMHFHLCENDRGIPGTGTVDWDGVFKGLSEINYKGYAALESFVDATDNMNTWVWRQLAPDGDTLVREGITFIKGKMKAYGLGK; encoded by the coding sequence ATGAAATTAGGAATTCACGCATACGCTTGGTGCTCAGAATGGAGCAACGACACACTAGATTTAATTGATAGAGTTAAAAGCTTAGGCTTGGATTTTATTGAATTACCATTAATGACTTTAGAATCTTTTGATACCAAAGCGGTTTCTAAAAGATTGCAAGAAGTTGGAATTGAGGCTTGCACTTCAACAGTATTGTTAAACGATACAGATATTACTAGCGACGATCCAGAAATTAGACGTAAAGGAGTTGAATATTTAAAAAATTGTGTGAAAGCAACTAGTGAAATAGGAGCTACAAACTTTTCTGGTGTTATTTACTCAAAACACGTAAAAAGTTTGAATCATAGACCAACTGAAAAAGATTGGAACTATAGCTCAGAAGCCCTAAGAGAAGTTGGTGAATATGCTGCTACACTTAATATAAATGTAGGTATTGAGCCTGTAAATAGATATGAAACCTATCTAATTAATACAGGAGCACAAGCACTTAAATTGAAAGAAATGATAGGTTTGGATAACATTAAAGTGCACCTGGATACGTACCATATGAATATTGAAGAAAAAGATTTTTACACAGCAACTGTAAATGCAGGCGACGATTTAATGCACTTCCACCTTTGTGAAAATGATAGAGGAATTCCTGGCACAGGAACTGTAGATTGGGATGGTGTTTTTAAAGGTTTAAGTGAAATTAATTATAAAGGCTACGCAGCTTTAGAAAGTTTTGTAGATGCTACAGATAATATGAACACTTGGGTTTGGAGACAATTAGCTCCAGATGGAGATACGCTTGTTAGAGAAGGAATTACCTTTATTAAAGGTAAAATGAAAGCATACGGTTTAGGGAAATAA
- a CDS encoding SDR family NAD(P)-dependent oxidoreductase — protein sequence MYLERYNLKGKNAAITGGGQSIGYACAEALAEAGAAIYILDFNVKVGEEAVNKLKEKGYEAHFVEINVTDFDRVEAIAKELNEKANIDILVCSAGIDRSGTAAEDVSEELFKSVMDVNVNGLFACNKSFAKYMIERGEGNIVNIGSMSGFIVNKPQFQSYYNASKAAVHHLTKSLAAEWAKKGIRVNALAPTYIETPMTQYIKDDKEMYDQWMDGTPMGRMGFPEEVASASLFLASPASSLMTGSVVLIDGGFTCY from the coding sequence ATGTACTTAGAAAGATATAATTTAAAAGGAAAAAATGCAGCAATAACAGGTGGAGGACAATCTATTGGTTATGCTTGCGCAGAAGCTTTGGCAGAAGCCGGAGCTGCTATTTATATATTAGATTTTAATGTAAAAGTAGGAGAAGAAGCTGTTAATAAACTTAAAGAAAAAGGATACGAAGCACATTTTGTTGAAATAAACGTAACCGATTTTGATCGAGTAGAAGCCATAGCAAAAGAGTTAAACGAAAAAGCGAATATCGATATTTTAGTGTGTTCTGCAGGAATTGATAGATCTGGAACTGCTGCCGAAGATGTAAGTGAAGAACTTTTTAAAAGTGTAATGGATGTTAACGTAAATGGCCTTTTTGCTTGTAACAAATCGTTTGCAAAATACATGATAGAACGTGGTGAAGGCAATATTGTTAACATAGGTTCTATGTCTGGTTTTATTGTTAATAAACCACAATTTCAAAGCTATTATAATGCTTCCAAAGCTGCTGTGCATCATCTAACAAAATCGCTGGCAGCAGAATGGGCTAAAAAAGGTATTCGTGTTAACGCTTTAGCGCCAACGTATATTGAAACACCCATGACGCAGTACATAAAAGACGATAAAGAAATGTATGATCAATGGATGGACGGAACACCAATGGGAAGAATGGGATTTCCAGAAGAGGTTGCTAGTGCTTCCTTATTTTTAGCGAGTCCTGCTTCAAGTCTTATGACTGGTTCTGTAGTATTGATTGATGGTGGATTTACGTGTTATTAA